The DNA window GATCTTGGTACGGACCACCGGGACGCCGACCGCGCGGGCGCTCTCCGCCGCGCCGCCGACCGCGTAGATCCAGTTGCCGGCCCGCGCCCGCTGCAGGATCCAGGAGGCGAGGGCCACGAACAGGATCCACCAGAGCACCGTCGTCCAGACGGTCACGTCACCGATCCCGAAGGAGGACGCGAAGACGCTCTGCAGACTGAAGAACCCGTCGATGTCCGAGATGTCGGAGGACGAGACCGAACCGGTCACCAGCTTCGTCACGCCCAGGTTCACGCCCTGGAGCACGAAGAACGTCCCCAGCGTGATCAGGAAGCTGGGGATGCCGGTCCGCATCACCAGCCACCCGTTGAGGAATCCCACCGCGAGGCAGAACACCAGGGACAGCAGCGCCCCGACCCAGAGGTTGACCCCGAAATACCAGCAGAACAGCGAGTTCACCAGCCCGGCGGACGTGACGATCACACCGGCCGACAGGTCGAACTCGCCGCCGATCATCAGCAGGCCGACGCCGACGGCGACGATGCCGATCGTCGACGACTGGTAGAGCACGGTGAACAGCGAACCGGCCGACCGGAACGCCGGCGCCACCGCCAGGAAGAACAGGAAGATCGCCAGAGCTGCCACCAGCGCGCCCACCTCCGGGCGCGCCAGCAGCCGGACCGGACGGCTCACCGGGTGTTCTTCTCGGTGAACGGCAGGATCTTGTCGATGTTGCTGGAGTCCACGAACGACGGGCCGGTCAGCACCGGGCCGCCGCCACCGAGGTCGTTGCCGTTCTTGATGTACAGGTAGAGCGACGTGACAGCCATGTAGCCCTGCGCGTACGGCTGCTGGTCGACGGCGAACTCGACCTTGCCGTCCTTGACCGCCTGCGCCATCTCCTTGTTGAGGTCGAAGGAGACCAGCTTGGCCTGGCTGGCGGCCTGCTCCTTGGCCTGGATCGCGTCCAGGGCGATCGGCGCGCCGAGCGTCACGATGTAGTCGATGGTCTTGTCCTGCGCGAGCTTGGCCTGCAGCGCGGTCGTGACGGCCGCGTCGTCGGCGCCGTTGACCTGGAGGTTCTCGGTGCCCGCCACCTTGGACTTGACGCCCGCGCAGCGCGCCTCCAGAGACACCGAGCCCTGCTGGTGGATCACGCAGATCGGGTGTTTTCCGCCGGCAGCGGCGATCCGCTCGCCGATGCTCTCCCCGGCCAGAGTCTCGTCGGAGCCGAAGTACATCAGCGCGCCGAGGCTCTTGTACTGGTCGATGCCGGCGTTGAGGCCGACCACCGGGATGCCCGCGCCGGTCGCCGCCTTCACCGAGCCGGCCAGGGCGTCCGGGGTGACGAGCGTGGTCGCGATGCCCTGCACCTTGGAATCGACGGCCTGCTGGATCAGCGTGGCCTGCTTGCCGGCGTCCGGGTCGTTGGAGTACTTCAGCTCGACGCCGGTGTCGGTGGCGGCCTGCTCGGCGCCGGCCCGCACCTTGTCCCAGAACGTGTCGCCGGGCGTCTCGTGCGTGACGAACGCGATCGTGTAACCGGTCGGCTGCTTCGCGCTGCCGCCGGAGGCGTCGGGCTCCTCCTCCCGGCCGCCGTCGCTGCATGCGGCGAGCAGCAGGACGGCCGCGGCGCCCGCGGCCAGTAGGCGATATCTCATGCGAACTCTCCCAGGGATGTCAGATAGGAATATGTGCGACGGGCGATCGGCAGCGGGATGTCGAAGCCGACCGGGTACATATCCTGCTCCACCACCACGTACAGGTCGCGGCCGAGTGCCGACAGCGCGCTCAGGACCGGCGGGATCTCCGGCACGCCGGCCGGCGCGGCCACGCTCACGCCCATCGCCACGGCCTGGCCGAAGGCCAGATCCTCGGCGGCGGCGCGGGCCGCGAGGCCCGGGTCCATCTGCTTGAGGTGTACGTATCCGACCCGCTCCGGGTAGTCCCGGATCAGGCCGAGGACGTCGGCGCCGCGGTAGGCGAGGTGGCCGACGTCGAGGCAGAGCGAGACGAACCGCGGGTCCGTCATCTCCAGGAAGCGCTCGACCTGCTGCTGGTTCTCCACCTGGTAGTCGGCGTGCGGGTGAAAGCGCAGCGCCACACCGTACTCCTCGGCGAGCATCCGGCCCAGCGTGTCGGTGTTCGCGGCGAGGGTGCGCCACTGCCCGTACCCGAGTTCGCGAGCCGCGAGATAGCCGCCCGTCGCGTCGTCGCGGTACCCGGGCACCGGCACGAACACCACGTCGCGCCCGCCCGCGGCGACGGTGAGCTCGGCCACCCGCCGGGTCGCGGCGAGCACCTCGGGAAGGTTCTGGTGCGGCCCGCCGGCCCCGGCGACCGTCCCGCCCGCGCAGGTCAGCCCGCGCGCGGCCAGTTCGTCGGCGAGCCGCGCCGGATCGGTGGGCAGGTAACCGTAGGGGCCGAGCTCCAGGGTGCGGTATCCAGCCTCGGCGAGCTCGTCGAGGAACCGCCGCCACGGGGTCTGCCGGGGGTCGTCGGCGTACCAGACACCCCACGAGTCGGGGCAGCTGCCCAGGCGCAGCATGCCGGTCACCGGGCCGTCGGGAAGTGCAGGGACGCCTCGGAGGCGGCGGCGGTCTCCGGCCAGCGCTGGGTGATCACCTTGGACCGGGTGTAGAAGGCGACGCCCTCCGGCCCGTAGATGGGGCTCTGCCCGAAGAGCGAGTCCTTCCACCCGCCGAACGAGTAGTAGGCCATCGGTACGGGTATCGGCACATTGATCCCGATCATACCGACGTGCACGCCGCGCTGGAAACGGCGGGCGGCGGCGCCGCTGGAGGTGAAGAGAGCGGTGCCGTTCCCGTACGGATTGTTGTTGATCATGTTGATCGCCTCGTCGGCGTCGCCGGCCCGGATGACCGAGAGCACCGGCCCGAAGATCTCCTCCCGGTAGACGTCCATCCCGGTGGTGACCCGGTCCAGCACCGTGGGGCCGACGAAGAAGCCCCCCTCGTACCCGGGGACGGTGTCGCGGCGGCCGTCGGCCGCGACCGCCGCGCCCTGCCGCTCGCCCATCGAGATCAGGCCCTCGATCCGCTGTTTCGCGGCGGCGGTGATCACCGGTCCCATCTCGGAGGCCGGATCCCGGCCGGGACCGACCCGGACCTTCGCGGCCCGCTCGGCGACCAGATCGACGACCGCGGCCGCCGAACCGACCGCGACCGCCGCGGACACCGCCATGCACCGCTCCCCCGCCGACCCGAACGCCGACGCCACCAGGTGCTCGGCGGCGAAGTCCAGGTCCGCGTCGGGCAGGATCACGGCGTGGTTCTTGGCGCCGCCGAGCGCCTGCACCCGCTTGCCGGCGGCCGAGGCCTCGCGGTGGATGTGCCGGGCGACGGGCGTGGACCCGACGAACGACACCGCCGCGACGCCCGGGTGCGCCAGGATCGCGTCCACCGCCTCCCGGTCGCCGTGCACCACGTTGAACACGCCGTCCGGCAGCCCGGCCCGCTGCCAGAGCCGGGCCACGAAACCGGCCGGCGACGGGTCACGCTCGCTGGGCTTGAGCACGAACGTGTTGCCGCAGGCGATCGCGATCGGATGCATCCACATCGGGACCATCGCCGGGAAGTTGAACGGGGTGATCCCGGCGACCACGCCAAGCGGCTCGCGGTAGGAGAACACGTCGACGCCGGCCGACGCCTGGTCCGAGAACGATCCCTTGAGCAGCTGCGGGATGCCGCACGCGAACTCGATCACCTCGAGGCCGCGCTGGACCTCCCCGGCGGCGTCGGAGAGCACCTTGCCGTGCTCGTCCGAGACGATCTCCGCGAGCTCCGTCCGGTGCGCGTTGATCAGCTCGCGGAAACGGAAGAGGATCGTGGTGCGGGCGCTCAGCGAGGATTGGCTCCAGTCCCGGAACGCCGCGGCGGCGACGCGTACCGCGGTGTCGACGTCGGATCTCTCCGCCAGGAGCACCTCGTGCCGCACCTCACCGGTGGCCGGTTGGTGGACGGGCGCCCGGCGGGTCGAGTCCCCGCCGGTGAAACGGCCGCCGATCCAGTGTTCGAGAATCACGTCTATCGACCTCCGGGGCGCAGATGGTGCCGCTGCCGTAACTTGTCCTCCCGGTATCCGGTGTGCGCGTGCCGGGTGCTGTGCAGGGTGGCCACCTCGGCGACCGGCACGTCCCACCAGGACTCCGAGGAGGGTCCCTCGGCGAGCGGATCGGTCTCGATGTGCACGACCGTGAGGCGCTCCGCCTCACGGGCCCGTTTCAGGCCCTCGGCCAGGTCGGCCGCGGTCCGGCAGCGGATCACCGCGGCGCCCAGGCTCTCCGCGTTCGCGGCCAGGTCGACCGGCAGGCGGGCGCCGTCGTAGTCCCCGGTCGCCGGGTTCTTGTAGCGGTACGCGGTGCCGAACCGCTGCGAGCCGGTCTGCGCCGACAGCGCGCCGATCGAGGCGAACCCGTGGTTCTGCACCAGCACCACGATCAGCTTCACGCCCTCGGCGATCGCCGTGACGATCTCCTGCGCCATCATCAGGTAGGAGCCGTCGCCGACCAGCGCGTACACCTCACGGGACTCATCGGCCAGCTTGATGCCGAGCGCGCCGGCGATCTCGAAGCCCATGCACGAGTACCCGTATTCCACGTGGTACTGCTTAGGATGCCGGGCCCGCCACAGCCGCTGCAGGTCTCCGGGCATGCTGCCGGCCGCCTGCACCACCACGTCGCGTGCTCCGCACGCTTCGTTCACCACCCCGATCACCTCGGCCTGGGTGGGCAGGCCGCCCTGCCTTCCCCGGTACGCCCTCTGCACCGTCTCCTGCCAGCGGCCGACCTCGGCGGCGAAGTCGCCGGTGAAGTGCCGCCCGTGCAGCTGCGGCAGCAGCGCCGTGAGCCCGGCGCGCGCGTCGGCGACCAGCGGCAGCGCGGACAGTTTCCCGGCGTCGAACGCGGTGACGTTGAGGTTGACGAACCGCACCTGCGGATGCTGGAACGCGCTGCGCGACGCCGTGGTGAAGTCGCTGTACCGGGTGCCGACGCCGAGCACCACGTCGGCGTGCCCGGCCAGCCGGTTCGCCACCGGGCTGCCGGTCGCGCCCACCCCGCCGACCGCGTTCGGGTGGTCCCAGGGCAGCGCGCCCTTACCGGCCTGCGTGTCGGCGACCGGGATCCCGGTTTCCCGGGCGAACCGGTCCAGCGCCGCCGAGGCCTCCGAGTAGATCACCCCGCCCCCGGCGACGATCAGCGGGCGGGAGGCACCCCGGATCGCGGCGGCGGCCCGCTCCACGGCGAGGGGGTCCGGCGCCGGGCGGGACACGTGCCAGACCCGCCGGGCGAACAGCTCGTCGGGGAAGTCGTACGCCTCGGCCTGGACGTCCTGCGGCAGGCAGAGGGTGACCGCGCCGGTCTCCGCCGGGTCGGTCAGCACCCGCATCGCCGCGAGCAGCGCGGACGGCAGCTGCTCCGGGCGCCACACCCGGTCGAAGAACCTCGACAGGGGGCGGAACGCGTCGTTGACCGAGACGTCGCCGGCCCGCGGGTCCTCCAGCTCCTGCAGCACCGGCGTGGCGACGCGGGTCGCGAAGACGTCCGACGGCAGCAGCAGCACCGGGAGCCGGTTCACCGTCGCCAGGGCCGCGCCGGTCAGCATGTTCGTCGCGCCCGGGCCGATCGAGGTGGTGCAGGCCAGCGTGGCGAGCCGGTTGCTCATCCGGGCGTACCCGGCGGCCGTGTGCACCATGGCCTGCTCGTTGCGGGCCAGGATGTACGGCAT is part of the Actinoplanes missouriensis 431 genome and encodes:
- a CDS encoding ABC transporter permease encodes the protein MSRPVRLLARPEVGALVAALAIFLFFLAVAPAFRSAGSLFTVLYQSSTIGIVAVGVGLLMIGGEFDLSAGVIVTSAGLVNSLFCWYFGVNLWVGALLSLVFCLAVGFLNGWLVMRTGIPSFLITLGTFFVLQGVNLGVTKLVTGSVSSSDISDIDGFFSLQSVFASSFGIGDVTVWTTVLWWILFVALASWILQRARAGNWIYAVGGAAESARAVGVPVVRTKISLFVAVSFLGWFVGMHNLYRFNTLQAGNGVGNEFLYIIAAVVGGTLLTGGFGNAIGVAIGAFIFGMTSLGIVYAGWDPNWFRAFLGVMLLLAVLVNHYARRWGSR
- a CDS encoding sugar ABC transporter substrate-binding protein; this translates as MRYRLLAAGAAAVLLLAACSDGGREEEPDASGGSAKQPTGYTIAFVTHETPGDTFWDKVRAGAEQAATDTGVELKYSNDPDAGKQATLIQQAVDSKVQGIATTLVTPDALAGSVKAATGAGIPVVGLNAGIDQYKSLGALMYFGSDETLAGESIGERIAAAGGKHPICVIHQQGSVSLEARCAGVKSKVAGTENLQVNGADDAAVTTALQAKLAQDKTIDYIVTLGAPIALDAIQAKEQAASQAKLVSFDLNKEMAQAVKDGKVEFAVDQQPYAQGYMAVTSLYLYIKNGNDLGGGGPVLTGPSFVDSSNIDKILPFTEKNTR
- a CDS encoding sugar phosphate isomerase/epimerase family protein, with amino-acid sequence MLRLGSCPDSWGVWYADDPRQTPWRRFLDELAEAGYRTLELGPYGYLPTDPARLADELAARGLTCAGGTVAGAGGPHQNLPEVLAATRRVAELTVAAGGRDVVFVPVPGYRDDATGGYLAARELGYGQWRTLAANTDTLGRMLAEEYGVALRFHPHADYQVENQQQVERFLEMTDPRFVSLCLDVGHLAYRGADVLGLIRDYPERVGYVHLKQMDPGLAARAAAEDLAFGQAVAMGVSVAAPAGVPEIPPVLSALSALGRDLYVVVEQDMYPVGFDIPLPIARRTYSYLTSLGEFA
- a CDS encoding CoA-acylating methylmalonate-semialdehyde dehydrogenase → MILEHWIGGRFTGGDSTRRAPVHQPATGEVRHEVLLAERSDVDTAVRVAAAAFRDWSQSSLSARTTILFRFRELINAHRTELAEIVSDEHGKVLSDAAGEVQRGLEVIEFACGIPQLLKGSFSDQASAGVDVFSYREPLGVVAGITPFNFPAMVPMWMHPIAIACGNTFVLKPSERDPSPAGFVARLWQRAGLPDGVFNVVHGDREAVDAILAHPGVAAVSFVGSTPVARHIHREASAAGKRVQALGGAKNHAVILPDADLDFAAEHLVASAFGSAGERCMAVSAAVAVGSAAAVVDLVAERAAKVRVGPGRDPASEMGPVITAAAKQRIEGLISMGERQGAAVAADGRRDTVPGYEGGFFVGPTVLDRVTTGMDVYREEIFGPVLSVIRAGDADEAINMINNNPYGNGTALFTSSGAAARRFQRGVHVGMIGINVPIPVPMAYYSFGGWKDSLFGQSPIYGPEGVAFYTRSKVITQRWPETAAASEASLHFPTAR
- the iolD gene encoding 3D-(3,5/4)-trihydroxycyclohexane-1,2-dione acylhydrolase (decyclizing) translates to MRHRLTVAQAVVRFLSNQWTERDGAERRAVAGVLGIFGHGNVAGIGQALLQAQRDSHPEMPYILARNEQAMVHTAAGYARMSNRLATLACTTSIGPGATNMLTGAALATVNRLPVLLLPSDVFATRVATPVLQELEDPRAGDVSVNDAFRPLSRFFDRVWRPEQLPSALLAAMRVLTDPAETGAVTLCLPQDVQAEAYDFPDELFARRVWHVSRPAPDPLAVERAAAAIRGASRPLIVAGGGVIYSEASAALDRFARETGIPVADTQAGKGALPWDHPNAVGGVGATGSPVANRLAGHADVVLGVGTRYSDFTTASRSAFQHPQVRFVNLNVTAFDAGKLSALPLVADARAGLTALLPQLHGRHFTGDFAAEVGRWQETVQRAYRGRQGGLPTQAEVIGVVNEACGARDVVVQAAGSMPGDLQRLWRARHPKQYHVEYGYSCMGFEIAGALGIKLADESREVYALVGDGSYLMMAQEIVTAIAEGVKLIVVLVQNHGFASIGALSAQTGSQRFGTAYRYKNPATGDYDGARLPVDLAANAESLGAAVIRCRTAADLAEGLKRAREAERLTVVHIETDPLAEGPSSESWWDVPVAEVATLHSTRHAHTGYREDKLRQRHHLRPGGR